From the Actinomycetota bacterium genome, the window CGGCCGCAATGAGGAAAAAGCGGTAGTTGCCGTGACCGACGGCCTGTTGAGTTTGCTCTCGCGCGATGAGATCGAGGGCGTGCTCGCGCATGAGCTGGCCCACATAAAGAACCGGGACATTCTGGTAGGCTCGATGGCCGCGATGATGGCCGGCGCGATCAGCGCTATCGCCAATGTCGCCCAGTGGAGTCTTATATTCGGCGGCGGAGACGACAGAGACAATCCGCTCGGTATCGTCGGGGTGCTGGTCACGGTTATCGTTATGCCGTTGGCGGCGATGGTGGTCCAGATGGCGATATCTCGTTCGCGGGAGTACGGCGCCGACGCCGCGGGCGCTAAGATTGCCGGGCGGCCTGATGGGCTCGTTAACGCGTTGCTCAAACTAGAGCGGGGCTCCCAGGCTATTCCTATGCAGGTAAACCCGGCGACGTCGCATATGTTTATCGTCAACCCGCTATCGG encodes:
- a CDS encoding zinc metalloprotease HtpX, whose product is MNNFRTWLLMGTLTVLLVTTGKFIGGNSLMLVMLVFAIAMNFSSYWWSDKMAIKMTRSQPVTEAEAPELYSMMRNLSLRAGMPMPRLYKTPSPQPNAFATGRNEEKAVVAVTDGLLSLLSRDEIEGVLAHELAHIKNRDILVGSMAAMMAGAISAIANVAQWSLIFGGGDDRDNPLGIVGVLVTVIVMPLAAMVVQMAISRSREYGADAAGAKIAGRPDGLVNALLKLERGSQAIPMQVNPATSHMFIVNPLSGRSMAALFSTHPPVQERVARLRQRKP